The nucleotide sequence GTCGCTTCACGGTCCTTGGTCGCCCGGCACGCCTCATCGAGAAGAAGCAAGAACGCCATGTCGTGGGTGAAAACGATGACCTGGCGAGTCTGTCCCGCTTCCGCCAATCGGGCGGCTACCCTGTCGCGATGCAAATGGTCGAGCGAGGAGACGGGATCGTCGAACACGATCGCGGACTGGGCATCGATGGTGGAAAGCTCTGCGAGAAACGCGGCCAGCGCGACGCAGCGATGCTCGCCTTCACTCAGGACCTTGCCAACCGGCTCGTTCGGTTTGTTGATCAGCCTGACTTGGAAGAAGGGTACGCCGGCAGTGGTCTTAGCCTGCTGAAGTTCGATGGCGAGACCCGCGACTCCGAGCTTGTCCACCTCGATTGCGAACCTGCCTCGCAGGCGATTGGTGACGAGAGCTTGAGCGATGCGGGCGCTCTGGGTCGTGATCTTGTTCGTAGCGGTGTCCTTGCCGGCTTTCTCGATCGCTTCGATAGCTTTGAGGCGTTCGATCTGAGCAAGCAAATCGGCTTTCACCACGCCGAGCCATTTGCGGTCAGCGAGGCCGTCGCGTTCGCCGATAAGCGCCGCGCGCTGCGGTGAGCTGGCTTCCGACTGCAGGCCTTCGATACGCGTGGCGATACTGCTGAGGGCCGCGCGCAATGGATCGAGCGATATGGTGACTAATTGCGGAAGATTAGGCAGAGCTGGAAGGTTGTGGGCTCGCAAGATGGCACGCAGCCGCCAGGCCAGTTGCAGAACTTCTCGGCGAAGAGTGCTCGCGAGCTGCTCCTGGCCGATCTCATCGCGGATCGTTGCGACGATCGCGGTGAGATCCTTCATAGAGATGGCTTGCGATGACACCTCTTTTAGCTTCTTGTCGTAAGCGTCTGTGGCCTCCTGTTCACGGCGCCTGCTCTCGTCCTTCACGAATGCCTCGAAGCTTCTGAGCCGCTTAGAGGCCTCCTCGCTGAGCGGCTGCTGACAAAGCACGCAGTGGGCTCCGATTCCTGTCACGGGGAACGGCCGGTCTGTATAGGCGGAGGCGCGGGAATAATCCCGAGCAGCCTCCCACAAGGCCTTCCAGACGTCCGAGCCGATGTCGGGCAACGGCTCATCGGCGAACAAGTCGGCGGAGGCGGCCGCGGCGGCTGAGCGCGCTGTTGCACGATGCGTATGGGCGTCGCGTAGCGCGGTTCGGGTTTCGTCCACCGCGGCTGCCATGAGCCGCTCGATCTGCTCTATCGCCGACTTGATGCGGGCTTCTTGGCTTTGGAGTTGACGAACCGTGCGCGCGGGATCGCTGGCCAGATCGGTGCTGAGCGTTTGGAGCCGGGCTTCTTCCTCGGCCGTTAGGCCCGCGAGCCTCTCGATCACTTCCGGCTTCGTCTTGCCCGAGAGGCCGGAGATAAGTTTGCCGACCGGCGTGTCCGGCTTACATTCCGGTTTTGAGAGGATTGCGGGTTTTTGCTCTTGGAGCGCCTTTATCTCGTCAGCCAGTTCGGCCTTCACATCCTGGCACGCTTGCGCGAGACCGGCGAGGATCCGGAGCGGCAGCGGCGTGTAGGCGAGATCGTTTGTGTTCTCGACATGGACATTGGCTGTGCGTGAGTCAAACACACTGATGGCCGAGAGCATCGGGTCGGGCGCGTTACCCTGCGTCCAAGATGCACTTCGCTTCTGTCCGCCGATGAAGAAGTCGACGCTGGCCGTCGGAATGCCAGAGCCAGCCGCATAGATGTTTGGAAGGATTGCGTCGCCCTTCGGCGAGCGCGCCCGGCAGAGTTGCTTCAGGACGCGGGCGTAGCCAGATTTGCCGGCGCCATTGTCGCCGTAAATGATGGTAAGCCCCGCTTTGCCGAATGAGAGGCGTTCGCCCGGCGCCAGCGCGTTGACGTTCGACAGGCCGTGAAGAGCGCAAAGGCCGACGACGGCGTGACTGGCTGCCGGGTCCCTGATGTGGCTCGCATCGAGCGGGACGCCTGTCGCCTCGCTTTTACAGATCGCGACGAGGGCGGCGATGTCGGCGCCCTGCAGCTTGTTCTGGTTGCTCAACCGGCGCAGCGCGTCGCGTTGCCATGCCGGCAGGTCCACCGACCATGTGAGGATGTCTCCGAGCGCTGCCGCCTCGTTCGAGAGATCGTTCTCCTGTGCTTCCATTTTCCTGCCCCTGATCGTGCCGTAACTGGTCGCCGGCCGTTTCCCCATGATGCTTATGTTCGGTGGTCAGCGGTTCAGGCGCCACCCCTAATGCGCCGCTCCTGACCGAGCGGGACAATCCAGCCGCCGGCCCGGTCAGGCCGAGCAAATTCATCGGGATTCAGTGTCTGGGTGAGGCGAGTGCGCACGGCCTGCGGTTCCGCGTCGATGGCTGCGCGGATGAGATCGCGCTCGATCCCAACGAAGACCGGCCGAAGGTTGAGGCGTGCGAGCGCCTCCTGGTCGGTGGGGGCGACGTCGGCCTCGGTAATGGGCCCGGCTCGTGTGACGATCCCGCCGATCAGCTCGCCCATGGCGGTCGCTTTCTCAACCTCCCTTATCGGAGTGGCTTCCAGCAGCGTTCGGGCGCGCCCGAGGTCGTCTTGGAGCCTTCGTGCGAATGGCTGGTGTGTGATGCGGTAGAGCGCAGCAGCCAGTTCGGCGTGGCCGAGAGGCTTGATCAAATTGGCGATATGCAAGCGCAGAAGCCCGATGAAGAGTGCGTTCTTTTCTTGGGGATCGATAGGTTCACCTTCATCAATCGGATCGCGAACCGACAGGTGGGCCTCCGTTGGCCCCGCCGCGACGATGCCCCAGCGCGTGGCGATCGCGATGCGTTTTATCGCGACCTTGCGGCCTTGTACTGTGACGTTGATCCGTCCGGCTTGCGTCCACGCCCGGTCCAGCGCTTTCGCGGGGCCTCCGACGTCATGACAGCCCTTTGCTTCGGCTACTGTCAGGGAGGACAGGTTGGCGGCGCAGGCGATCCAATCGGGCAAATCGCCACGCGACAGGCGCGCGACCTTGACGCGCCGGCGACGATCGAGGTCGATCGTTCGGTTGCCGAGATGGGCGAAGATCGAGAGATTGAAGTAGCGTTCAAGATAGGCGCGAGCGACGAACCGTCCGAACAAACCTGACAGGGCGACTTTGACTTCGCGCGCTTGTCCGAGCGGCTCTTTGAAGATGAACGGCGTTCCAATGCCGGTCGGTGTGAGTAATGCATCGAGGATCGACCACGCACCGTAGGCCGCACCCGGCGTCTGCAGCACTTCCCGAATTCCGGCATCCTCGATCTCTGAAACTTCCAAGTCAACGGTGGTGCCGGTGATAGGACTGGCGCCGGCAGGGTCAAAGCTGTGAAGGAAGGTTCTCGTCACAACGCCAGCGCTCGTTTGAGGTCGCCATGGTCGAATGCGCTAGCCATACGGTTGATCTCGGAAGAGCGGGCACCGACCGTCTTGGCTGTATCGCGCCAGGTTGCGGTCACGGTCGCGACCTCTTCGATGATCCCACGAGCCTGCGCCAGCGTTTAGCCCAAAGTATTCTGACAGGGCCTCGAGCAAGTCAAGCGAGCAGGTGCCTTCATCGAGATCGATATTCGTCGTCAGCACTCCCGCTTTGAGATAAGTTGGAACGGGGTTGGGGTCGTATACCGGCGGGAGAGACCCTCGCCCTGTCGCTTCTATCGACTGCCAATCCTTGAACTCGTAGACGAGCTCTCTGATGAGATCCTCGAAGCGATGCGGTTCCAGATCTTCAAAGTGGATCGGGCCGTATGTGCGGCTGATTCTCGGCATGCATCTAAGTTAGCCGCACGAGCAATAGCGGTCATGCGAATCACTTGAGGTTTTCCATATTTTTGGTGCCAGGCAGCACCATCCAGCATGGCGATCCCTTAGCGTCCCAAACCCGCACGGGCAGCTGAATCTGAATCTGCTGTCCATTCCCGACGATGCCGAACTTACCTGCTGGAAGAACCTATTTCGTCGAACTTGACAGCCGCCTTTCATTCTTGGTCATCGAGGTGGAGCGCCTGATGAGGCTGCTTGATCTCAAGGTCGAGCCTGTCCGTTTAATCATACTGTAAACAATTTCTTCGCAGTTGCTTCGAGTGAGCGTGCGGATGCCGTGTTGCCGCAGCTCATCCTCGAGGATCCTTAGCCATTATCGACATGATGCCCATTCACTCCACTCCCTTTGATAACTACAACGCGATATCAAGGTGAATGACGCTAGTTGCAGTCTTCATAAAGTCGACCGCGCGAGCAAACCGGCATATTGGCCATATCGCAGATCGCCTCGATCAAGAGGCGAATAGCCCGACTATGTAGGCCTTCCTGCCACGCTTCGCTGTGCGATCGTCAGCGTCGTCGATTTCAAGAAAGACTGATCTACAGCTTCACTAGCGCCGCGGTGTTTGGACTGTAGACGTAAGAAGTAATGGACTCATCTTTAATGCGAGCAACAACTTCGTCAATGATATGGAGCGGCACGAGAAACCACTCACGGGGCTTTACCTTACGGCCAAAGCGATCGGGTATCTCGACGTCGAGCCGCGCCGTAGCGAAGAACCGATGCAGAAGCGCTTCCAACTTGGTGCGATTGATGTTGATGAGCTTATAGGTGGCGACGATGTCCACATCGGCAAACAGAAATGTCGGGTCCGCCTTGGCGTTAGATATGCGGAGAGAAACATCGCCACCCGTGACGCCGATCTTGTGAATGAGGTCGCGATGATGCGCAAAATAGGGATGACTGGATTGGCTTCGCAGCACATAGATTGTCCCAGTCTCAACGCCTTGGACCGTCGCCTCAATCGTCATCATCGCCCTCGGCAAATAGCGGACCGGCCAGGGGATCGGTTATCCTGCGCCCTGAGTCATCGCGATGCAATGCGCGCTGCAACGAGCGCAACAGGATATCGCTCTCGGTGCCGTTGTCGTAGATCACGCGCAGGCGACTGTCGCGGCGATCATACTCCGTCTCAAATTCCTTGCCCACGTCGGCGACGTAAGCCATCTGCCCATTGATAATGAAGAACTCGCCCTGCTTGATGCCGGCCATCTTTGCGTAGCGGCGGGTCTTACGGAGGCCACCTTTTAGGTCCTGGCGGATGGCATTGAACAGAGGTTCAAACAACTCGAAATCATCGCACTTCGTTCGCTCGCCGATCTCCTCGGCAGCGCGCACTTCCGCGCGTGGCTTGACGTGTTTGAGCTGGGTTACGTCATCGGCGCGGACCGCGTCACTGTCCATCTCCAATTCCTCGAGCAGAGCCTCGTCGCCCAGCTCCTCGTCGCTCAGAATAGGTTCATCCGTCGCAGCGCCGAGGAGGCCAAGCTTATCGAAGGGCTGCAGCAATGGACGAAAGCGCCTCAATGCTCTCAATCTGTCCAACCGCACGGCATAAAGCCGCTCAAAGATGTCGCGGCCTTGCCCATGCTCCGGGGCATGCCCGTGCTCGTGGACGAACTTCATGATCTCTTCGAACCCGGCGATGACGCGCGCCTCCTCACGCGTGTGTCCACCGGAACCCGCCTGGTCGTCATCAAGCTCCAGTTCGCGCGCGAGCTCGTCGAGATCATGCTCGTCACTCATCATAAGCACCTGAAGCCTTGTGCTTGCCGAACGCCAAGCGGCCCTCTGCAAGACGCTTCTCCCACGCGTCATTAGACGTGATGTCAGGCAGCCTTCCACGCTCCTTCTTGAACTTCACCGCTCGCACCGCCAAGTCACGCGCCTCCTCTGCCGGAATCGTCGTTCGCTTCGCGGCGATGGCCTCCTGCACCTGCTTCAATATCTTAGGATCCAAGGTTTTAGACAGAATGGCAAAAGCGGGACCGAAAGGGTTGATCCGATCGATCATATCGATGTCGAGGTCGCGCACATTCACGAAACGTCGAACACCATCGATGAAGGCCGTGTTTGCGACTGGATCGCCGCCGCCGATTTCTCCAGGACCATTCGTCGTCGCCCCGCCTTCCGCCGCCTTCCGGGCTTGTTGCACAAGTGTAAGCGCGGCAACTGCGCGCTGCCGGATCGCTTCGCGGTCGGTCTCGGTCAGATCCGGGTACTTGTCCCTGACGATGTCTCCCATCTTGAGCTGGGTGAGTTCCTCGGGAACTGTATCCTCGTCGAACAGACCGCGTTCGACAGTCCGCGTATCCTGTACGAAGGCTGTGATGACTTCATTGATATCCTCCTGGCATATGCGGGCCGCTTCCGCGCTCTCGGGTTCCACAAGTCCCTTGATCTCAATGTGAAACTGCCCCGTCGCTTCATCGAAGCCGACATTGCTACCTCCCGGCTTATAGCCACCTTCGCCGTAGTCATATCCGTCAAGGCGACCATCGTCTGTATTGCGCGGCGTAAAATTGAAACGTGGTGCCAGAACCTGCTCCATGAGCAAGCTGGCGGCGATAGCCTTCAATGTGTCGTTAACGGCGTCAACGACCGTATCCTCCGCCGCATCCGGTTCTGCGATGAGGTTAGTAAATCGCGCTTTGGGCTTGCCGGGAGCGTCCCGTGTGGCGCGGCCGATGATTTGGATGATCTCGGTTAGACTGTTCCGATAGCCGATGGTCAGCGCGTGCTCACACCAGATCCAATCGAACCCTTCTTTAGCCATACCAAGAGCAATAATGATGTCGACGTGGTCGCGATTGTTCTTCTGCGCTGGGTCTTTTAATGCAGCGATAGTCCTGGCCTGCCGAGCGGGATCAACGAGGTCTGCGATACGCAAGATGCGCCCATCGGGGCGCTCAACGAGATGAAAGCCCGTCAAGACGTCTTCGCCCTTCCAGGTGCCGAGCGCATGCATGATCTCCTCCGTCTCACGGAGCTTATCACCAAGGCTCTCCCGCGAGTTTACATTCGGGATATGCACGATGGTCTTTTTGTCTGGATCGAGTACCTTGTCGACCGCATCGGTGTAGCGGCCGGAGTAAAAGAAATAGCCGAGATCGAGCTGCTTCAGATGCTCGTAACCATTGAGCTGTTCGTAATAAGTGTACGTGACTGTCTGAAACTTGATCTCGTCCTCGGGGGCAAGCACTGGGACGGCATCACCACGAAAATACGAACCAGTCATCGCGATGATCTGGACCTTGTCGCGCGCCAGGAAAGCGCCGAGCTGCGTACCTAGCACATTGTCGCCGCTGGCCGATACGTGATGGAATTCGTCGATCGCGATCAACCGGCCATCGAAGGCTTCGATACCGAGTTCCTCTACGGCGAAGCGAAACGTCGCGTGCGTGCAGACAAGCGCTTTATCACTTGATGCCAAGAATTCTCGGACTGCGGCAACCTTTGATCTTGCTACGCGGACATCGTCAGCACCCGGTGCATTGCACAAGCTCCACTGCGGCGCGACGTTCCAATCGTATGGGAAGCCGAATTTACTCAGTGGCTCATCGGCAAAGCTGCCGCCAATTGAACGCTCCGGTACGACGACGATGGCCTGCTTAACGTCCTGGTTGTTGAGTTTGTCCAGCGCGATAAACATCAAAGCGCGAGACTTACCCGACGCCGGCGGTGACTTGATCAGCAGATATTGTTCGCCGCGCTTGGCGTAGGCGCGCTCCTGCATAGTGCGCATACCGAGTTCGTTTGCCTTCGTGGAGGCGCCTGTCTGTCCGTACTGAACCGAGACGGAGGGAGGTGTTATCTTCGCAGTCATATTAGGCAGCTCCCCTCTTCGCCCTTTTTGGCTTCACGCCGCCTTCCGCCCTAGCTGTCATCTTCGTGTACATATCGAATAGCTTTTCGAGCCGTTCGGTGTCGTTCTTGAAGCGGCGGCCGATGTATATTCGTTCAAGCGTCTCGTCGTTCTTGTCATGAGCGGCGCGCAGATTGTCGGGCATCTTCTCGGGATCGTAGAGATCGGCTATAGTGGCGGGGAAATGCGCCTCACGCGCGAGCAGGATGTCTTCAGCGCAGCCCGTCAGCTCCGCCTTCTGGTTCGTGGTCAGCGGCGGCAAAGGAAAGGTATTCCAGCCGAGATTACTGGCGTAGCGGTATCGTGTCTCTAGCTTTCCACAAATTGTTGCGATCCACGCTAAATGAAGCTTTGAACTTAACACCGAGAAGTCAACTAAATTCGGATCGTAGATCACGTGACCCAGATGGGTGATCACCGCGTCGTTTTTAAGTAGCCCTACCGGCAGATATTCACGTCGCTCTGACGACACCTGGGGTATTAAAATTTGGCATTTCTTTGCTTCATGGCGATATCGGAATTGATGCGGTCGAGCAACCAAGGTTCGCGCAACTTCACCCCCGTCTTTGCGATATTGCAGAACAGATTGAACTCGCGGACCACTAAACGGATGGGAGGTGGCAAAGGCGATATCATCGTCGGCAAACCAAAGACAATATCGGCTTACGCCATCGACAAGTTCTGTAGTACCAAGAACTCTTCTAACCTTGCTGGATAGCTCGGGATAGTTGACGCGTACGGACTGAGCCTCCTCCGGCGTCAGAAATAGATGTCCCTCGTCGTAAGCAGCGTTCCCCGTAATCATGCGGGAGAGAGAATTCAAATTCCGACTGCTCGGCTCGACAATGACATTTGCGCCGTCAAGGAGATAGAAATTGATGTTTGATACGAGGCGGCGAATGCCCTCGGAAAGAATGGCCTTAGGAGCAGCGGTGCGTTTCCGAAGTCCAATGATCGTGCACGACACGCCTGCATTATTCTGCGCGTTATTCGCCCATTTGAACGGTTCGTAACAAAACGCAATCTCGCAGTTAGCTTTTTGTATGAGCGGCCAAAACGTCGGCACATGCGTGCCCTGGCAGATAGAGTTGGTTGTGACAAGCGCCGATCTCGTCGCGATGGACAAATAATCCGCAGATTTCAGGAAGAACGCGCATACGTAATCGAGATTCTTATATTGGTCCGATCGGCCACGGAAAACCGTGGCTATATCTGCTTTTTGGTCCCGGTCTTGCTTTTTTCCACCGAGATAGGGGGGATTGCCGCAAACATACGTCTCACCCTCCGGCTCCGCGGGGGCGTCCGATGCTAACCGACCAATTGGGCTCCCTAGATCCTCCTCAATCGCACTCGCAGGCTTGTGAGGCGGACACACCTCCGACCAGTTCTCTCGTAGTGCGTTGCCCGTTTTGATGCGGCCCGTGTCGTGGAGCGGCAACACCATGTCTCGAGCTTCTTTCTGCCCGATGTAATTCACATCGCTTTGAAATTCTGCGATGAGAAGCGCCAGTCGCGCGATTTCGGCGGCAAAACTCTTTATCTCGATGCCATAGAAGTTCGTGAGGGGGATGGCGCTGCGCTCTCCATGATAGCTCACGAGATCCAACAACTCTTCGTCGGAGCCCGTCCCACCTTGTAGGCGAATGATAATACGACGCTCGATTTCGCGCATCTGTCTGTATGCGATGACGAGGAAGTTCCCGGAGCCGCAAGCCGGATCGAACACGCGGATGCGAGCGAGTCGCTTTCGGAGGTTCTGGAGCTTTCGCCTGTTGTCAGCCGCTTCCTCTAGCTTCTCCCGGAGATCATCAAGGAACAAAGGGTTGAGCACTTTTAGAATATTCGGCACGCTTGTGTAATGCATGCCCAACTCACCGCGCTCATCCTCGTCCGCGACGGCCTGTATCATCGAGCCGAAAATATCTGGGTTGATCTCCCTCCACGTCAGCGATCCGGCATTCAAGAGATAGGAGCGCGCGATGCGCGAGAACCTTGGCACCTCATTGCGCTTCGTGAACAGCCCACCATTGACATAGGGAAAGTCGTCGGCGAAGGGGCGGACCTTGGCCCGGGATCGATTCTCGATCTTGGTGTCCATCGCCCGGAACAGCTCGGCAATGACCTCGTGCGTGTTGCTGGAGTCGCTGGCGGTAAACTGCTCGATGGCTTTCGTGAAAAGGTGGTCGCCCTTGAAGATGCCGGTGCTCTCGGCAAAGAAGCAGAAGATGAGGCGAGCCATGAATTGGTTGAGATCGGCGCGCCTGGCTTCTCCGTCCCAATCAGGATTTTCCTTAAGCAACTCGACATAGAGCTTGTTGAGCTTGTTAGTCGCCCGGATGTCGATAGGGTTGTCTTTGATTTGCCGGATGGCCGAGATGCCGGCAAGCGGCAGCATCAAGCCAAAAGCCTTGGGCAGATCGGTGAACTTGCAGACCTTGGCTTCTCCAGTCGCGAGTTCTTCGACCTCAAGCATGTCGCCATCGGTCGCTAGTACGAACTTGGCCTTCGCTTTTTGAGTCGCTGGACTCAATCTCAGCGTTTTCAGGGTCTCGCTGACGGCACCTGCCGCGCATACAGCAATGTGAATATTGCTGCGCTGGAGCACCCAGCCATCCTTATCGGAGGCGTTAGACGTGCCGGACCGGAGGCGCTTGAGCGTAGTCTCCTTGTTACCAAACGCTTCCAACAGCCTGAATGGGAACTCAACCGCGTCGAATGGTTCAGCCGCCAGTTGGGTGATGGCCTCCTCGATGTCGGTAGCCTTCATCTGACGCGAGCTTCCCGTGTCGACTGCGAACACGGAGCGCATCGGACTAGAGCGCTGTTCCAAAGCGGCACAGGCACTCGTAAATTCGTATCGCGGGAGCCTCCGGAGCGCAGCACCGCTGCCTATCCAGCGATCATCGCTACAACGCCGGCCCGCAGATGTGAAGGGATCAGGCGGGACACCAGGGCTTTTTCACCACTATCCTGCTCTACATCGCTCATACGCCGATGCAGACGTCATGCGGACCCAGGACAGCGCTTCCTACAAGCGTTGAAGCGTCGGCGCGCGACCATGCGCGCGGAAATTACAAAGCGATTTCAATCACATAAGTGTCCGCGCTTTTTATTCAATGCGCCCGAGAGATTCGAACTCCTGCGCCATCGGCCGGTCCGTGATCCATCTCGTCCGTCCCGGGCGTTTAGACCGGGACGGTGAGTGAGTTATGACAGAAGTGGTTGCGGGGAGACGCAACCACCGATACCGACATTCGCTGATGGTGGCGATTTGATCAGCTAATGGCGCGATGGGACCCCGGTTCCTGGAATGGCGCCAAGCGAATAAGTTGCGCAATCAGGGCTGACGGCAGCTCTGTCCTGCCGATCTAGCAGTCTGCTGAAAAACGATCGTTCTTGCCGCGTTTTCGTGATTTACTCATCTCGGAGAGTCCCTGGAGGGGCGGGTGCGGGGCAAGTCCGAGGGTCAGGGCGGGCTGCTTTCCTATGTTTCGCCGGAGGCGCGTATTCCGAAGGGTCACTCGCTACGCAAGATCCAGCAGTGGGCGCGAGACGTCCTTCGCGACTGAACGGCACGTTTGGCGCTCTCTACTCGAAGGAAGGCGCCCTTCGATCCCGCCCGAGCAATTTGTGAGCGCGCTGCTGCTGCAGGTGTTCTACGGCATCCGATCGGTGTACTGCTGGTTCGTGGAGTTGGCGCCGGACGATCCGGTCTGGGCCCCGCCAACATTCACGAAGAACCGCGCGGCGAGGTGTTCGCCAAGTTCATGTCGAATCTGCTGAACCATCCCGAGGTCAAGCCGCTGCTTTCGAGCGAGCACTTCTCCGTGGACGGCACGCTGATCGGGGCCCGGGCTTTGCACAAGAGCTCCGGCCCAAGGATGGCTCGGACGACGGAGACGATGGCACGAACTTCCACGGCGAAAAGCGCAAGAACGACAACGATGCCAGCGTGACCGATCCCGACAGTTGCCTGTATCAGAAGGCGCGGGGCAAGGAAGCCAGGCTTTCCGACATGGGACACGTAACCTTGGAGAACCGGAACGGCCTGGTGATCGATGGGCGGGTGACGCATGCCACAGGCAAAGCCGAACGAAGCGCATCCGAAGCCATGCTCAAGGCGGAAGCCAGGACGTCTGGACGCCGCATGACAGTCGACGAAGACAAGGCCTATGACACGGCCGAGCCTGTCGCCAAGCTGCGGCAGATGAATGCCACGCCGCATGTCACTCAGTACAAGACCGGCAATGCCAACGGGCGCCAGAGCACAATCAATGGACGAACGACTCGGCACGCCGGTTACGGAATGTTCCAAACATGCCCGGCCATGATCGAATGCAATATCGGTTGGAGCAAGCAGCACGAGACCACGCGCAAGACCAAGCACCGCGGCTGCGATCTCGTCCTTGGCAACTTCCTCCTCAACCCGATCGGCTACAATCCCGTCCGAATACCGAAGCTGATCGCCGCACGAGGCCGCCTCCCGGGACCTGAGATCATCCCGCCAACGACGAAGTCTCGTCCAAAACTCAACATCGCCAAAAACGCTCGGTATTTCCTCGGTTCTTCAGCAGACTGCTGGGTCAATCTGCGCAAGCGACACGGCGCCGCGACGGCACTCTAGCCTTCAAGCGACAGGCGAGGTGTGTTCCCCGCTTGCCTGCATAAAAGTGCGATTGCGC is from Bradyrhizobium sp. ORS 285 and encodes:
- a CDS encoding AAA family ATPase, whose translation is MEAQENDLSNEAAALGDILTWSVDLPAWQRDALRRLSNQNKLQGADIAALVAICKSEATGVPLDASHIRDPAASHAVVGLCALHGLSNVNALAPGERLSFGKAGLTIIYGDNGAGKSGYARVLKQLCRARSPKGDAILPNIYAAGSGIPTASVDFFIGGQKRSASWTQGNAPDPMLSAISVFDSRTANVHVENTNDLAYTPLPLRILAGLAQACQDVKAELADEIKALQEQKPAILSKPECKPDTPVGKLISGLSGKTKPEVIERLAGLTAEEEARLQTLSTDLASDPARTVRQLQSQEARIKSAIEQIERLMAAAVDETRTALRDAHTHRATARSAAAAASADLFADEPLPDIGSDVWKALWEAARDYSRASAYTDRPFPVTGIGAHCVLCQQPLSEEASKRLRSFEAFVKDESRRREQEATDAYDKKLKEVSSQAISMKDLTAIVATIRDEIGQEQLASTLRREVLQLAWRLRAILRAHNLPALPNLPQLVTISLDPLRAALSSIATRIEGLQSEASSPQRAALIGERDGLADRKWLGVVKADLLAQIERLKAIEAIEKAGKDTATNKITTQSARIAQALVTNRLRGRFAIEVDKLGVAGLAIELQQAKTTAGVPFFQVRLINKPNEPVGKVLSEGEHRCVALAAFLAELSTIDAQSAIVFDDPVSSLDHLHRDRVAARLAEAGQTRQVIVFTHDMAFLLLLDEACRATKDREATPVAYRLISRGLENAGYCHQDPPANVMPLDKVIDGMKAHLANVKIHHERGDQAKWLREVTSFQDQLRTTWERAVEEVVGPVIRRLSRKVDTTGLIKLTVLTDIDCTAMREAFGRCSALLHSQPGEINPQLPAPSAIEAEIDALAQWIAEIRVRQDKAA
- a CDS encoding GIY-YIG nuclease family protein, with the protein product MTIEATVQGVETGTIYVLRSQSSHPYFAHHRDLIHKIGVTGGDVSLRISNAKADPTFLFADVDIVATYKLININRTKLEALLHRFFATARLDVEIPDRFGRKVKPREWFLVPLHIIDEVVARIKDESITSYVYSPNTAALVKL
- a CDS encoding DEAD/DEAH box helicase codes for the protein MTAKITPPSVSVQYGQTGASTKANELGMRTMQERAYAKRGEQYLLIKSPPASGKSRALMFIALDKLNNQDVKQAIVVVPERSIGGSFADEPLSKFGFPYDWNVAPQWSLCNAPGADDVRVARSKVAAVREFLASSDKALVCTHATFRFAVEELGIEAFDGRLIAIDEFHHVSASGDNVLGTQLGAFLARDKVQIIAMTGSYFRGDAVPVLAPEDEIKFQTVTYTYYEQLNGYEHLKQLDLGYFFYSGRYTDAVDKVLDPDKKTIVHIPNVNSRESLGDKLRETEEIMHALGTWKGEDVLTGFHLVERPDGRILRIADLVDPARQARTIAALKDPAQKNNRDHVDIIIALGMAKEGFDWIWCEHALTIGYRNSLTEIIQIIGRATRDAPGKPKARFTNLIAEPDAAEDTVVDAVNDTLKAIAASLLMEQVLAPRFNFTPRNTDDGRLDGYDYGEGGYKPGGSNVGFDEATGQFHIEIKGLVEPESAEAARICQEDINEVITAFVQDTRTVERGLFDEDTVPEELTQLKMGDIVRDKYPDLTETDREAIRQRAVAALTLVQQARKAAEGGATTNGPGEIGGGDPVANTAFIDGVRRFVNVRDLDIDMIDRINPFGPAFAILSKTLDPKILKQVQEAIAAKRTTIPAEEARDLAVRAVKFKKERGRLPDITSNDAWEKRLAEGRLAFGKHKASGAYDE
- a CDS encoding DNA methyltransferase; its protein translation is MKATDIEEAITQLAAEPFDAVEFPFRLLEAFGNKETTLKRLRSGTSNASDKDGWVLQRSNIHIAVCAAGAVSETLKTLRLSPATQKAKAKFVLATDGDMLEVEELATGEAKVCKFTDLPKAFGLMLPLAGISAIRQIKDNPIDIRATNKLNKLYVELLKENPDWDGEARRADLNQFMARLIFCFFAESTGIFKGDHLFTKAIEQFTASDSSNTHEVIAELFRAMDTKIENRSRAKVRPFADDFPYVNGGLFTKRNEVPRFSRIARSYLLNAGSLTWREINPDIFGSMIQAVADEDERGELGMHYTSVPNILKVLNPLFLDDLREKLEEAADNRRKLQNLRKRLARIRVFDPACGSGNFLVIAYRQMREIERRIIIRLQGGTGSDEELLDLVSYHGERSAIPLTNFYGIEIKSFAAEIARLALLIAEFQSDVNYIGQKEARDMVLPLHDTGRIKTGNALRENWSEVCPPHKPASAIEEDLGSPIGRLASDAPAEPEGETYVCGNPPYLGGKKQDRDQKADIATVFRGRSDQYKNLDYVCAFFLKSADYLSIATRSALVTTNSICQGTHVPTFWPLIQKANCEIAFCYEPFKWANNAQNNAGVSCTIIGLRKRTAAPKAILSEGIRRLVSNINFYLLDGANVIVEPSSRNLNSLSRMITGNAAYDEGHLFLTPEEAQSVRVNYPELSSKVRRVLGTTELVDGVSRYCLWFADDDIAFATSHPFSGPRVQSVLQYRKDGGEVARTLVARPHQFRYRHEAKKCQILIPQVSSERREYLPVGLLKNDAVITHLGHVIYDPNLVDFSVLSSKLHLAWIATICGKLETRYRYASNLGWNTFPLPPLTTNQKAELTGCAEDILLAREAHFPATIADLYDPEKMPDNLRAAHDKNDETLERIYIGRRFKNDTERLEKLFDMYTKMTARAEGGVKPKRAKRGAA